From the genome of Spirosomataceae bacterium TFI 002, one region includes:
- a CDS encoding Transposase — protein sequence MKKGVKKKPVFKDYDPYQLSLLPPSLNELIPENHVVRLVQRIIDEIDIDSLLQKYSGGGSSSFHPRMMLKIIIYGYISNIYSSRKIEEAVSSNIHFMWLAGMQRPDHNTINRFRTDRLKSVLKEVFGQVVLLMADQGLVDLKTVYVDGTKIEANANKYTFVWGKSIKRNTERIKEQLKDLWNYAEKVASEEMKDNSPTIFEKIDSQKVEQTIGQINQALKGKEVDPKVKQKLNYAKNNWPKNLKKYEVQQKLMGDRNSYSKTDPDATFMRMKDDHMLNGQLKAGYNWQISTCNQCILNYDIYQYANDVYTLPLHLETFKELYKKLPEEVVADAGYGSEENYQYLENNELEGYVKYNYFHKEQKAKGKIKPEDAFKSENLYYDSENDFFICPMGQKMEKVYEKTEKRKSGYQQQISFYQAKNCDNCPLKGACHKAKGNRLVQVNHNAKRLKDKARQKLLSPEGIKHRSQRPADVEAVFGNIKQNKNFRRFMLRGKEKVLIETGLLALAHNIQKMAS from the coding sequence ATGAAAAAAGGAGTCAAAAAGAAGCCTGTATTTAAGGATTATGATCCTTATCAGCTATCCCTTCTTCCTCCATCGTTAAATGAATTAATTCCCGAAAATCACGTGGTTCGATTGGTACAAAGAATCATAGATGAGATAGATATTGATTCATTATTGCAGAAGTATTCTGGAGGCGGAAGTTCATCATTTCATCCACGAATGATGTTAAAAATTATTATTTACGGCTATATCAGCAATATTTATTCCTCTCGAAAAATAGAAGAAGCCGTCAGTTCAAACATTCACTTCATGTGGCTTGCTGGCATGCAGCGACCAGACCATAATACAATAAACCGATTTAGAACGGATAGATTGAAGTCGGTATTGAAAGAGGTTTTTGGTCAAGTCGTTTTACTGATGGCAGATCAAGGACTGGTAGATTTAAAGACGGTTTATGTGGATGGAACCAAAATAGAGGCCAATGCCAATAAATACACTTTTGTATGGGGCAAGTCTATAAAGCGGAATACAGAAAGGATAAAAGAACAGCTTAAAGACCTTTGGAACTATGCCGAAAAGGTAGCCTCCGAGGAGATGAAAGATAACTCGCCCACTATTTTTGAAAAGATAGATTCTCAAAAAGTAGAACAGACTATCGGGCAAATCAATCAAGCCTTAAAAGGCAAAGAAGTAGATCCGAAAGTGAAGCAAAAGCTGAATTATGCAAAGAACAATTGGCCAAAGAATCTAAAGAAATACGAAGTTCAGCAAAAGCTGATGGGTGATCGAAACTCCTATTCCAAGACAGATCCAGATGCCACTTTTATGCGAATGAAAGACGACCACATGCTCAATGGTCAGCTAAAAGCGGGCTACAACTGGCAGATAAGTACTTGTAATCAATGTATTCTAAACTACGACATCTACCAATATGCCAACGATGTATATACCTTACCACTCCACCTAGAAACCTTCAAAGAGCTCTATAAAAAATTACCAGAAGAAGTGGTGGCCGATGCCGGCTATGGCTCGGAAGAAAACTATCAATATTTAGAGAACAATGAACTTGAGGGCTATGTGAAATACAATTACTTCCATAAAGAGCAAAAAGCCAAAGGGAAGATAAAGCCTGAAGATGCCTTCAAGTCAGAGAACCTGTATTACGATTCGGAGAACGACTTTTTTATCTGTCCGATGGGTCAAAAAATGGAGAAAGTCTATGAAAAAACAGAGAAAAGAAAATCTGGATACCAACAACAAATAAGCTTTTATCAAGCAAAAAACTGTGACAATTGCCCATTGAAAGGAGCCTGCCACAAAGCCAAAGGAAATCGACTTGTCCAAGTCAATCACAATGCAAAAAGATTAAAAGACAAAGCACGACAAAAGCTACTAAGTCCAGAGGGAATAAAACATCGCTCCCAAAGGCCAGCAGATGTGGAAGCAGTCTTTGGAAACATCAAGCAAAACAAAAACTTCAGAAGATTTATGTTAAGAGGAAAAGAAAAAGTCCTCATCGAAACGGGCTTGCTCGCCCTTGCACACAATATCCAAAAAATGGCTTCATAA
- a CDS encoding glucose/galactose transporter — protein sequence MSTTTKSNNNLAPMLIIGAMFFIFGFVTWINGVLIPFMKTINELTDTQAYLVATASYIAFVVMALPSSYLLKKVGYKKGMSIGLIIMAIGALVFIPAAEARTYWMFLAGIFIQGTGMTLLQTAANPYITVLGPIESGAKRIAMMGIANKVAGAVGSIVFGSLLLSGIDDVNEKLSTVSEDEKFQLLDSMADNVVMPYIAMAAVLFIFGLLILKAPLPELEGDSDEAVAEGETAKTSIFQFPHLWLGVFALFVYVGAEVIAGDSIIAYGLSLGLPADEASHFTSYTLMAMVITYALGVVLIPKYLSQGLALRISAMLGIVFSICILTTTGFTSVLFVAGLGVANALVWPAIWPLTLHGLGKFTKTGSALLVMAISGGAIIPPLYGRIVDAGKHDLMSNGMAEAEAMASSANSSYWILLPCYAIILYYAIWGHKVGFKK from the coding sequence ATGTCAACTACCACTAAAAGCAATAATAATCTAGCACCAATGCTCATTATTGGAGCAATGTTCTTCATTTTTGGATTTGTAACTTGGATTAACGGAGTACTCATTCCGTTCATGAAAACGATCAATGAATTAACAGATACGCAAGCCTACCTTGTTGCTACTGCGTCGTATATTGCTTTCGTTGTGATGGCCCTTCCATCATCTTATTTATTGAAAAAAGTAGGCTATAAGAAAGGAATGTCGATTGGTTTAATAATAATGGCAATTGGTGCATTGGTATTTATTCCAGCCGCAGAAGCCAGAACTTATTGGATGTTTTTAGCAGGAATATTTATCCAAGGAACGGGTATGACACTTTTGCAAACTGCTGCAAATCCTTACATAACTGTTTTAGGACCTATTGAAAGTGGTGCAAAGAGAATTGCAATGATGGGAATTGCAAATAAAGTAGCTGGAGCTGTAGGTTCCATAGTTTTTGGATCATTGTTATTATCTGGAATAGACGATGTAAATGAGAAATTGAGTACGGTTTCTGAGGATGAAAAATTCCAGTTACTAGATTCAATGGCAGATAATGTGGTAATGCCTTATATAGCCATGGCTGCTGTTTTGTTTATATTTGGACTGCTAATTTTGAAAGCTCCTTTGCCAGAATTGGAAGGGGATAGCGATGAGGCCGTTGCAGAGGGAGAAACAGCAAAAACAAGTATTTTTCAATTTCCTCATTTATGGTTAGGGGTATTTGCACTGTTTGTTTATGTAGGTGCAGAGGTTATTGCCGGTGATTCTATTATTGCTTACGGGCTGTCATTAGGTCTTCCTGCAGATGAAGCTTCGCACTTTACCTCTTATACATTAATGGCAATGGTTATTACCTACGCACTAGGAGTTGTTTTAATTCCTAAATACCTAAGTCAAGGTTTGGCCTTGAGAATTAGTGCCATGTTAGGAATCGTATTCTCAATATGCATTCTCACTACAACTGGTTTTACTTCAGTTCTTTTTGTAGCAGGATTGGGTGTTGCCAATGCCTTAGTTTGGCCTGCGATTTGGCCTTTAACACTTCATGGTTTAGGGAAATTTACAAAAACAGGCTCAGCTTTGTTAGTAATGGCGATTTCTGGTGGAGCGATAATTCCACCGCTTTACGGTAGAATTGTAGATGCTGGTAAACACGATTTAATGTCCAATGGTATGGCAGAAGCAGAAGCTATGGCATCATCAGCTAACAGCAGTTATTGGATATTGTTACCTTGCTATGCAATTATCCTTTATTATGCAATTTGGGGTCATAAAGTAGGTTTTAAGAAATAG